The following are encoded together in the Mycteria americana isolate JAX WOST 10 ecotype Jacksonville Zoo and Gardens chromosome 2, USCA_MyAme_1.0, whole genome shotgun sequence genome:
- the ZDHHC3 gene encoding palmitoyltransferase ZDHHC3 isoform X2 — protein sequence MMITPVHRFRDIERTPEYLQPEKCVPPPSRASLGTMWFIRDGCGIACAVVTWMLVFYADFVVLLVMLVPSRDYVYSVINGTLFNTLAFLALASHFRAMLTDPGAVPKGNATKEFIESLQLKPGQVVYKCPKCCSIKPDRAHHCSVCKRCIRKMDHHCPWVNNCVGENNQKYFVLFTMYIALISLHALIMVGFHFLYCFEEDWTKCSSFSPPTTVILLILLCFEALLFLIFTSVMFGTQVHSICTDETGIEQLKKEERRWAKKTKWMNMKAVFGHPFSIAWLSPFATPDQGKADPYQYVV from the exons ATGATGATTACTCCAGTCCACCGCTTCAGAGATATTGAAAGGACACCTGAATACCTCCAGCCAGAAAAGTGTGTTCCACCTCCTAGCCGCGCTTCCTTGGGAACAATGTGGTTTATTCGAGATGGCTGTGGTATTGCATGTGCTGTCGTTACCTGGATGCTGGTGTTCTATGCCGACTTTGTAGTCCTTCTTGTCATGCTAGTTCCATCGAGAGATTATGTTTATAGTGTCATCAATGGCACACTGTTCAACACCTTGGCTTTCCTCGCTTTGGCTTCACATTTTCGTGCTATGCTGACAGATCCA ggtgCTGTACCCAAAGGTAATGCCACAAAGGAGTTTATCGAGAGTTTACAGCTAAAGCCAGGACAGGTGGTTTACAAGTGCCCAAAGTGTTGTAGCATCAAACCTGACAGAGCACATCACTGCAG tgtttgcaagAGGTGTATTCGGAAAATGGACCATCACTGCCCGTGGGTCAATAACTGTGTAGGAGAGAATAACCAGAAGTACTTTGTACTGTTTACA atgtataTAGCACTGATTTCCCTGCATGCTCTAATCATGGTGGGATTTCACTTCTTGTATTGCTTTGAAGAAGACTGGACAA AATGCAGTTCCTTCTCTCCGCCAACTACAGTGATTCTTCTCATCCTCTTGTGTTTCGAGGCTCTCCTATTTCTCATCTTCACCTCGGTTATGTTTGGGACCCAAGTACACTCCATCTGCACTGATGAAACG ggaATAGAACAgttgaaaaaggaagagagaagatgggctaaaaaaacaaaatggatgAACATGAAAGCAGTATTTGGCCATCCGTTCTCTATAGCATGGCTTAGCCCATTCGCAACACCAGACCAAGGAAAAGCAGACCCGTACCAGTATGTGGTCTGA